From Brachionichthys hirsutus isolate HB-005 chromosome 7, CSIRO-AGI_Bhir_v1, whole genome shotgun sequence, the proteins below share one genomic window:
- the LOC137896126 gene encoding myelin and lymphocyte protein-like — MAATTAQPMESLPSGLGICTTAPDIFYLPELVFGGLVWILVASTHVVPANPLGWVMFVSVFCFVMTFLWMIIFMAGGHKNSPGWAAADFAYHGLATFFYLSAGVDLAYITFLKKLTGPFKDYQIDIAAVVFCFLATLLYFMHAILSSFRWKNV, encoded by the exons ATGGCTGCCACCACTGCTCAGCCTATGGAAAGCCTGCCCAGCGGACTGGGAATATGCACCACGGCGCCGGATATATTTTACCTGCCCGAGCTG GTTTTTGGCGGCTTGGTGTGGATCCTGGTGGCGTCGACCCATGTGGTGCCGGCGAACCCTCTGGGCTGGGTGATGTTTGTCTCGGTCTTCTGCTTTGTCATGACCTTCCTCTGGATGATCATCTTCATGGCCGGAGGTCATAAGAACAGCCCTGGCTGGGCCGCCGCT GACTTTGCCTACCACGGCCTGGCGACCTTCTTCTACCTCAGTGCGGGGGTAGACCTGGCCTACATCACCTTCCTGAAGAAACTCACAGGCCCGTTCAAAGACTACCAGATTGACATCGCTGCTGTG gTGTTTTGTTTCCTGGCCACGCTCCTCTACTTCATGCACGCCATCCTCTCGTCATTCCGATGGAAAAACGTCTAA
- the LOC137895790 gene encoding myelin and lymphocyte protein-like, translated as MASTTSLDVLPTGCRIFTSIPDVFFIPEFVFGGLVWILVASTRILPNNPLGWVMFVSVFCFVGTTLWLFIFICGANQSSIWPALDVSFHFVAAVFYLSAAVDLAYITLLLGSSNAIVPSPAGSELLKIYRLDIAAVVMSYLATLLYFLHAILSAIRWKRS; from the exons ATGGCTTCCACCACTTCATTAGATGTTCTGCCTACAGGCTGCAGGATCTTCACCTCAATCCCTGATGTGTTCTTCATTCCTGAGTTT GTCTTCGGCGGTTTGGTGTGGATCCTGGTTGCGTCCACCCGCATACTCCCGAACAACCCACTGGGATGGGTGATGTTCGTGTCCGTCTTCTGCTTCGTCGGGACGACTCTCTGGttattcatcttcatctgcgGAGCAAATCAGAGCAGCATCTGGCCTGCCCTG GATGTGAGTTTTCATTTTGTGGCAGCGGTTTTCTACCTCAGCGCTGCGGTGGATCTGGCGTACATCACCCTTTTGCTCGGGTCAAGTAACGCGATTGTCCCGTCTCCTGCAGGCAGCGAATTGCTCAAAATCTACCGCCTGGACATTGCTGCTGTG GTGATGTCCTACCTGGCCACCCTTCTCTACTTCCTACACGCCATTTTATCCGCCATCCGATGGAAGAGGTCCTAA
- the nphp1 gene encoding nephrocystin-1: MPPKRERPLQLVQGEVDDMKKQVDSLVNDVQKNIVSTEEAFRRCHKLQVSGEKTLQKLQNLTKADELAPVGNYDQRKQVEERRLQDDLERLNMLALKLSPPGPSSAAGAVCQETSEEEEEEEMESLKPPPQSGPCINTVLCDFTGQQEGDLSVRKGDVLRIIRRSADGWWLAQDNKGNRGVVPKTYLKIGSGADEDEDDKYATEEEEEEEEEEEEDSDDEEVTDDKGQQSTSFSKWGAVKKALTEIDTTDVLAAMGAIPSGFRPSTLNQLLVEEGVTYKASHYIQPQLSQSQLSFSDLFLDPITGRVRSRQVRICVCFALRSCRMIPTPGVGVQVLSRHVRLCAFDGTQVLSNIHTVRATHSSKSPKTWSFSPRMTGILPTLLDGECFLRCNSASPDLGILFELGVTFVRNSTGERGDLSCGWAFLKLTNGLGNPLPNRTYELPVNGGTPYEKDVTVDASIARGSPTGALQQMLQARQQPKLTVKLKSARSRIRKQLGLLPDALLHSLSCVHLLALHRQLLADTLLVDRPTMQNADLVCSPVLSTFPMLLDQQDLLDALRSVWLDSEVYMGKARSDHSYLKQEFIRVYMSSVYFLLHSPSLPCHRWADPPSEEQRARVIYATLEALKRTRHAAAHSGIEVFVDPDHQHLAFDISELTFDLLRVAR; the protein is encoded by the exons ATGCCACCGAAAAGAGAGAGACCTCTGCAACTAGTCCAGGGGGAAGTGGACGACATGAAAAAGCAG GTTGACAGTCTGGTGAATGATGTGCAGAAAAATATTGTGTCGACAGAAGAGGCATTTCGAAG ATGCCACAAGCTGCAGGTGTCAGGAGAGAAGACGTTACAGAAGCTACAGAACCTCACCAAG GCTGATGAACTGGCTCCCGTGGGAAACTATGACCAGAGAAAACAGGTGGAGGAGAGACGGCTGCAGGATGACTTGGAGCGTCTGAACATGCTCGCTCTGAAACTGTCACCACCAGGACCCAGTTCTGCTGCAGG CGCCGTTTGTCAGGAAActagtgaagaggaggaggaggaggagatggaatCTTTGAAACCTCCCCCTCAGTCTGGCCCCTGCATCAACACAGTCCTCTGTGATTTCACAGGACAACAGGAGGGAGATCTCTCTGTTAGG AAGGGGGACGTATTGAGGATCATCAGGAGGTCGGCGGATGGATGGTGGCTGGCTCAGGACAATAAAGGCAACAGAGGAGTGGTTCCAAAAACCTACCTGAAG ATTGGCTCtggtgctgatgaagatgaggacgaCAAGTATgccaccgaggaggaggaggaggaggaggaggaggaggaggaggattcagaTGATGAGGAAGTGACTGACGACAAAGGGCAACAGAG TACTTCGTTCTCCAAATGGGGCGCTGTCAAAAAGGCTTTAACCGAG ATTGATACAACAGACGTGCTCGCTGCCATGGGGGCAATACCTTCAGGATTCAGACCTTCAACTCTCAATCAACTGCTGGTGGAGGAAG GTGTAACATACAAAGCAAGTCACTATATTCAGCCtcagctcagccaatcacagctgtccTTTAGCGATCTCTTCCTGGACCCGATAACTGGAAGg GTCCGCTCTCGGCAGGTCAGGATCTGTGTTTGCTTCGCTCTGCGGAGCTGCAGGATGATTCCTACTCCTGGGGTCGGAGTTCAGGTCCTCAGCAGACACGTCCGCCTCTGTGCCTTTGACGGAACTCAG GTGTTGAGTAACATCCACACAGTTAGAGCGACCCATAGCTCCAAAAGCCCCAAGACGTGGAGCTTCTCCCCCAGG ATGACGGGCATCCTGCCCACCCTCCTAGACGGAGAATGTTTCCTACGCTGCAACTCTGCGTCTCCTGACCTCGGCATCCTATTCGAACTGGGAGTGACCTTCGTACGGAAC TCTACAGGTGAGAGAGGAGATCTGAGCTGTGGCTGGGCTTTCCTCAAACTGACCAATGGCTTAGGAAATCCACTCCCCAACAG GACCTATGAGCTGCCAGTGAATGGTGGGACTCCCTATGAGAAGGACGTCACAGTGGATGCATCAATCGCCAGAGGAT CTCCGACCGGCGCTCTGCAGCAGATGCTTCAGGCCAGGCAGCAGCCCAAACTCACCGTCAAGCTGAAATCAGCCAGGAGCCGCATCAGAAAGCAGCTCGG cctCCTGCCAGACGCTCTTCTGCACAGTCTGAGCTGCGTCCATCTGCTGGCTCTGCACAGGCAGCTACTGGCCGACACGCTGCTGGTGGACAGACCCACCATGCAGAATGCAG aCCTCGTATGTAGTCCTGTACTTTCCACGTTCCCCATGTTGTTGGACCAGCAGGACTTGCTGGACGCTCTAAGG AGTGTCTGGTTGGATTCTGAAGTCTACATGGGCAAAGCACGG AGTGACCATTCCTATTTAAAACAGGAGTTCATCAGAGTCTACATGTCGTCGGTCTACTTCCTGCTCCACTCGCCCTCGCTGCCCTGCCACCGCTGGGCAGACCCGCCCTCAGAGGAGCAGCGAGCCAGAGTCATCTACGCCACCCTGGAGGCGCTCAAACGCACCCGGCACGCCGCTGCCCACAGCGGCATAGAGGTCTTTGTCGACCCGGACCATCAGCATCTCGCCTTTGACATCTCagagctgacctttgacctcctccgTGTGGCACGATAG